CACTAACGGCGAAATTAAATACAATAGCAATTTCGAAAAAGAAGACGTACCGAATGCATCAAACCAACAAAGTGCGTCAGATTTAAGTGATGAGGAACTTCGCGGAATGGTTGCGAGTATGCAAATGCAGGTGGCACAAGTAAACGTATTAACAATGGAATTAGCTCAACAAAACGCTATGTTAACACAACAGTTGACTGAACTGAAAACTAACAAAACAAGTACTGAGGGGGACGTTTAAATAATGAAGATGATTTATCCAACTTTTAAAGACATTAAAACTTTTTATGTTTGGGGTTACTATAAAAACGAGCAAATTAAGTGGTACGTAGACAAGGGTTTAATCGATAAAGAAGAATACGCTTTAATCACTGGAGAAAAATATCCAGAAACAAAAGATGAAAAGTCACAGGTGTAATGCTTGTGGCTTTTTAATTTGAATAAAGTGGGTGGCATAATGTTTGGATTTACCAAACGACATGAACAAGATTGGCGTTTAACGCGATTAGAAGAAAATGATAAGACTATGTTTGAAAAATTCGACAGAATAGAAGATAGTCTTAGAGCGCAAGAAAAGATTTATGACAAATTAGATAGAAATTTTGAAGAATTAAAGCGCGACAAGGTAGAAGATGAAAAGAATAAAGAAAAGAATGCCAAGAATATTAGAGACATAAAAATGTGGATTCTAGGTTTGATAGGGACTATCTTCAGTACGATTGTCATAGCTTTACTAAGAACTATTTTTGGTATTTAAAGGAGGTGATTACCATGCTTAAAGGGATTTTAGGATATAGCTTCTGGGCGTGCTTCTGGTTTGGTAAATGTAAATAACAGTTAAGAGTCAGTGCTTCGGCACTGGCTTTTTATTTTGATTGAAATGAGGTGCATACATGGGATTACCTAATCCGAAAAATAGAAAGCCCACAGCTAGTGAAGTGGTTGAATGGGCGTTATATATCGCTAAAAACAAAATAGCTATTGATGTACCTGGTTCTGGAATGGGAGCACAATGCTGGGATTTACCTAATTATTTACTCGATAAATATTGGGGGTTTAGAACATGGGGAAATGCTGATGCTATGGCTCAGAAATCTAATTATAGAGGTAGAGATTTCAAGATAATTAGAAATACAAAAGATTTTGTACCACAACCAGGCGACTGGGGTGTTTGGACTGGTGGTTGGGCAGGACATGTAAACATTGTAGTGGGACCATGCACAAAAGACTATTGGTATGGTGTGGATCAAAACTGGTATACAAATAATGCAACAGGAAGTCCGCCGTATAAAATCAAACACTCTTATCATGATGGACCAGGTGGAGGAGTTAAATATTTTGTTAGACCACCATATCATCCGGAGAAATCTACGCCGGCACCTAAACCCGAAGACGACAGTGATAATAACGAAAAAAATAATAAAAAAGTTCCGATTTGGAAAGATGTAACAACTATAAAGTACACAATTTCTAGTCAAGAAGTTAATTATCCAGAATATATTTATCATTTTATAGTAGAGGGTAATCGACGACTCGAAAAACCTAAAGGAATAATGATTAGAAATGCTCAAACAATGAGTTCAGTAGAAAATTTATATAACAGTAGGAAGAAATACAAACAAGATGTGGAATATCCCCACTTTTATGTAGATAGACATAATATTTGGGCTCCTAGAAGAGCGGTATTTGAGGTTCCTAATGAACCTGATTATATAGTTATAGACGTATGTGAAGATTATAGTGCGAGTAAAAACGAATTTATTTTCAATGAAATTCACGCAATGGTTGTAGCTGTAGATATGATGATCAAATATGAGATACCTCTAAGTATTGAAAATTTAAAAGTAGACGACAGCATTTGGCGTTCTATGTTGGAACATGTTAATTGGAATATGATTGACAACGGTGTTCCCCCTAAAGATAAATACGAAGCATTAGAAAAGGCATTATTTAATATATTTAAAAACAGAGAAAAATTATTAAATTCTATAACTAAACCAACAGTAACAAAATCTAGAATAAAAGTTATGGTAGATAATAAAAACGCTGATATAGCGAATGTAAGAGACTCATCACCAACAGCTAACAATGGCTCGGCATCTAAACAACCGCAGATTATAACTGAAACGAGCCCTTATACATTCAAACAAGCACTGGATAAACAAATGGCAAGAGGTAACCCGAAAAAATCTAATGCTTGGGGCTGGGCTAACGCTACACGAGCTCAAACGGGCTCGGCAATGAATGTTAAACGAATATGGGAAAGTAACACGCAGTGCTACCAAATGCTTAATTTAGGCAAGTATCAAGGTGTTTCAGTTAGTTCACTTAATAAGATACTTAAAGGTAAGGGGACATTGAATAATCAAGGTAAAGCGTTCGCAGAAGCTTGTAAAAAGCACAACATTAATGAAATTTATTTAATCGCGCATGCTTTCTTAGAAAGTGGATATGGAACAAGTAACTTCGCTAACGGAAAAGATGGAGTATACAACTACTTCGGCATTGGCGCTTACGACAACAATCCTAACTACGCAATGACGTTTGCAAGGAATAAAGGTTGGACAACTCCAGCAAAAGCAATCATGGGCGGTGCTAGCTTCGTAAGAAAGGATTACATCAACAAAGGGCAGAATACACTGTACCGAATTAGATGGAATCCTAAAAATCCAGCTACACATCAATATGCTACTGCTATAGAGTGGTGCCAACATCAAGCAAGTACAATCGCTAAGCTATATAAAAAAATCGGCTTAAAAGGTATCTACTTTATAAGAGAT
The genomic region above belongs to Staphylococcus aureus and contains:
- a CDS encoding DUF2977 domain-containing protein, which encodes MKITVNDKNEVIGFVNTGGLRNSLDVDDNNVPIKFKEEFEPRKFVFTNGEIKYNSNFEKEDVPNASNQQSASDLSDEELRGMVASMQMQVAQVNVLTMELAQQNAMLTQQLTELKTNKTSTEGDV
- a CDS encoding XkdX family protein gives rise to the protein MKMIYPTFKDIKTFYVWGYYKNEQIKWYVDKGLIDKEEYALITGEKYPETKDEKSQV
- a CDS encoding DUF2951 domain-containing protein, producing MFGFTKRHEQDWRLTRLEENDKTMFEKFDRIEDSLRAQEKIYDKLDRNFEELKRDKVEDEKNKEKNAKNIRDIKMWILGLIGTIFSTIVIALLRTIFGI
- a CDS encoding N-acetylglucosaminidase; translation: MGLPNPKNRKPTASEVVEWALYIAKNKIAIDVPGSGMGAQCWDLPNYLLDKYWGFRTWGNADAMAQKSNYRGRDFKIIRNTKDFVPQPGDWGVWTGGWAGHVNIVVGPCTKDYWYGVDQNWYTNNATGSPPYKIKHSYHDGPGGGVKYFVRPPYHPEKSTPAPKPEDDSDNNEKNNKKVPIWKDVTTIKYTISSQEVNYPEYIYHFIVEGNRRLEKPKGIMIRNAQTMSSVENLYNSRKKYKQDVEYPHFYVDRHNIWAPRRAVFEVPNEPDYIVIDVCEDYSASKNEFIFNEIHAMVVAVDMMIKYEIPLSIENLKVDDSIWRSMLEHVNWNMIDNGVPPKDKYEALEKALFNIFKNREKLLNSITKPTVTKSRIKVMVDNKNADIANVRDSSPTANNGSASKQPQIITETSPYTFKQALDKQMARGNPKKSNAWGWANATRAQTGSAMNVKRIWESNTQCYQMLNLGKYQGVSVSSLNKILKGKGTLNNQGKAFAEACKKHNINEIYLIAHAFLESGYGTSNFANGKDGVYNYFGIGAYDNNPNYAMTFARNKGWTTPAKAIMGGASFVRKDYINKGQNTLYRIRWNPKNPATHQYATAIEWCQHQASTIAKLYKKIGLKGIYFIRDKYK